Proteins encoded together in one Amblyomma americanum isolate KBUSLIRL-KWMA chromosome 1, ASM5285725v1, whole genome shotgun sequence window:
- the LOC144122143 gene encoding uncharacterized protein LOC144122143, with translation MSTSNNLLQHVRGVLADRRGCVRLGNVTSSLRHTWRGVPQESVLSPLLFNAVLALLPNFLPKDLRLPIHVAIYANDIAIWCRGPRRYRVHTIKNVQRAINAVAAFLERAGLSISPSKTQAMLLNTRVGARPGRTFLQVGGRNLAWSRQVKYLGLLIDVRLTWNPAVSHFLAQSSRIQGTIRSLLAKGNGITPRLGLQLYQGMAVPQFAYALPLVRLTVAQHLAIERKLRAAIRLCLGLPRSSPVAATLAEAVGQAAQYFEDIVGGEPESFPIPPRPDLGHLYEVHLSLPGSRTRRNTAAVGLQQEVAEVLQAEPPGTVPIFTDGSVLPGPCPSAAAACTAPSLHSSRQARLPFVASSTTAELAAIHLAADILNEHPGIKDAAIYTDSRAALQLLLRPFKGPPIARRLAWRLDKLCTRGTRIRLIWVPTHVGVLGNEEADSLAKAAHSPGTPLSKNLCSLDLARSIVDRLLLLDHPDPRVANGHPPYPLPNLGLLCKERSLLLRLRVGCANIGSRLFRIGLSDSPGCSLCNYPEETTQHLLCDCPAFVSERTIMVAHYRSIGLPSTSADDLLFPGGHHPVKAFRHLLSFLEATGLSGRL, from the exons ATGAGCACTTCCAACAACCTCCTGCagcatgttcgtggcgtcctAGCTGACCGCCGGGGGTGTGTCCGTCTGGGCAATGTCACCAGCTCCCTGCGACACACCTGGCGTGGCGTACCTCAGGAGAGCGTCCTTAGCCCCCTGCTCTTCAACGCCGTCTTGGCCCTCCTGCCCAACTTCCTGCCCAAGGACCTCCGGCTACCCATCCACGTGGCCATCTACGCGAATGATATTGCCATCTGGTGCCGTGGGCCCCGCAGATACAGGGTCCACACCATTAAGAACGTGCAGCGGGCTATCAATGCTGTTGCTGCCTTCCTGGAGCGCGCAGGCCTCAGCATCTCCCCCTCCAAAACGCAGGCGATGCTCCTCAACACCAGGGTTGGCGCCCGCCCTGGCCGCACCTTCCTCCAAGTTGGTGGCCGCAACCTCGCCTGGAGCCGCCAAGTGAAATATCTGGGCCTGCTCATTGATGTCCGGCTCACCTGGAACCCGGCAGTGAGCCACTTCCTGGCCCAGTCCTCCAGGATCCAGGGGACTATACGGTCCCTGTTAGCCAAGGGCAATGGCATCACCCCCAGGCTGGGACTCCAGCTTTACCAAGGTATGGCCGTCCCGCAGTTCGCCTACGCTCTACCCCTCGTCCGGCTTACTGTGGCCCAACACTTGGCCATCGAGCGTAAACTGCGGGCGGCCATACGTCTATGCCTGGGACTCCCTCGCTCCTCTCCTGTGGCTGCCACCCTGGCAGAAGCAG TGGGTCAGGCGGCCCAGTACTTTGAAGATATTGTTGGGGGAGAGCCCGAGTCCTTCCCCATCCCTCCCCGCCCGGACCTTGGACACCTCTATGAAGTCCACCTCTCCCTACCTGgctcccggacgaggcggaacactgCTGCTGTGGGCCTACAGCAGGAGGTCGCTGAGGTACTCCAGGCCGAACCCCCTGGCACTGTCCCCATCTTTACGGATGGCTCCGTCCTCCCAGGACCTTGTCCatctgcggctgcagcctgcacTGCCCCATCGCTCCACTCGAGCAGACAGGCCAGGCTCCCGTTTGTGGCCTCGTCCACAACTGCCGAACTGGCCGCCATCCACTTGGCTGCAGACATCCTGAACGAACACCCTGGGATCAAGGATGCAGCCATCTACACCGATTCCAGGGCAGCCCTTCAGCTCCTCCTGAGGCCTTTCAAGGGCCCACCCATCGCCCGCAGGCTGGCTTGGCGACTCGACAAACTGTGCACCAGAGGAACTCGCATCCGGCTGATCTGGGTCCCGACCCATGTCGGTGTCCTGGGCAATGAGGAAGCGGACTCCCTGGCTAAAGCGGCACACTCCCCAGGAACTCCGCTCTCCAAGAACCTCTGCTCCTTGGACCTTGCAAGGAGCATAGtggaccgcctcctcctcctcgatcACCCTGATCCCAGGGTGGCTAACGGCCATCCCCCATACCCTCTTCCAAATCTCGGCCTGCTCTGCAAGGAGCGCAGCCTCCTCCTGAGgctcagggtaggctgcgccaacatCGGCTCCCGCCTCTTCCGCATTGGCCTCTCCGACTCCCCTGGGTGCTCTCTATGCAATTACCCAGAAGAGACAACCCAGCACCTCTTGTGTGATTGCCCTGCCTTTGTGTCCGAAAGGACTATCATGGTGGCGCACTACCGCTCCATCGGCCTCCCCAGCACCTCAGCGGACGACCTTCTCTTCCCTGGCGGACACCATCCTGTCAAagccttccggcacctcctctccttcctggaggccaccggcctctcCGGCCGCCTATAG